The Mustela erminea isolate mMusErm1 chromosome 10, mMusErm1.Pri, whole genome shotgun sequence genomic sequence TGCCATTAGCATCTCCCGGATGTTGTCCTCAGCTTCCTTCACACTCCGCTCTAGGTAGGATTTCTTCTGctctaattctttaattttttcctctgctattttctgtttctctaataGTTGACTGTGAAATACCTCCTTGgactgaagaataaacattcttcctACACCTTCATACATGTTAGTCTCATCTACCAAAGTCATAATCTCTGTATCTGTAAGATGTGCATGCTTTTTCGTTCTGTTTAGCTGTTCAATCTAGCTGTCTGCAAGCTTCACCTTCTGTTGAGTGTCAGTTACTTTGGCTTGAAGTTCTGTGAAGGTCTTCTTTAACTCCAGATCCACGGGAGCCGCCATCTTGGTTCACTCGGTGCGCCTGCGCAGTAGGATAAAACCAGTGTTTGGGCTGTTTTAACtacttattttcctttgaatAGGTGGTGTTAGAAAAGCCAAATGGATTAAATCCAAGCTCCACGACCCAGTATAGCAGTCCACCTGAGGTACGTTAACAGGGAAAATGGTAACCACTTCACTGCCAAGAGGCAGGATAGCTTCCTCCCTGATCCCCTTGTTatcactcttcctctctcactaAAGGTAAGAGTAAAGTTTCTGTGAAAATTCAAACAGAGAAACAATACAAACTGGAAATTCTCCTTGCCCAGTTCCACTCCTTTGAAGGATCCACTGTTAACAGATTGAAGTGGGTGGATCCTTTAGTGCTCTTGGCCTTTGCTGCTGATTAAAATGGCCCTGGGAGCTTTCAGGAGACAAGCCTGGTGTCAGCCCCAGAGATTGTAATTTAATTGGTTTGAGACGTGGACTGGGCATTGGGACTTGAAAAAGCTCTTCAGGGGGAGCCTTGCTGGCTCAGagggtagagcatgcaactttaattttatttaattttctttgtttatctatctatctattgagGGGGGCTgtggagagagggagtgggagagagaatcttaagtaggcacCACAGtcaatgtggagcctgacttggggctcgatctcacaaccctgagatcatgacctgatcagaaatcaagagttggaggcttaaccgattgagccccTGAGGCACTctgagcatgcaacttttgatcgtggggttgtgagtttgagccccatgtggggtgtggagattacttaagaataaaatcttagaaaaaagagaatatatctCTTTAGGGGATTCTAATGTTTAGCTAAAGCtgagtatgtttttcttttcttttcttttcttttctttcttttcttttcttttctttctttctttctatctttctttctttctttctttcttttgttaatctctacatccaatgtagggctcagatttgcaactccaagatcaagagtctcatgctcttctgactgagccagccaggcacccctctagtgtatttttctaTACATAGACCACCTTATCTAAATAACATATGCCTATTTGTTtgtatacatattaatatatacatacataccattgacacatgtataaatacatgtgtataatATACACATACTTTGCACAGATTCAGGGTCATGATAAATACATTATTCCGtgctttcttttcaattttttttaaactgtagctTCCATCAActtaaagtttattaaatttatagCCTTCTCTCTATTTTAGTACATGTAGATCTACCTCCTCCTTTTGAATAATGCCATAGTGGTATTTCTTTCCATGGCTgcccttgtttatttatttattaaaattccagtatagttaatatacagtgtcacattaatttcaggtgtataatacagtgactCAACAATCCTATATATTGCCCAATGCTCATCCTGGCtgtcctttttgaaaaaaattatcccccagctttattgaggtttaattaagaaataaacatggCTATCATTGTtaggaaaaaaagggggtggggccTTTGTTATTACCTTTTGTGATTATGTAATAAGATATGCTTATCatagaaaatttaggaaattcagaaacaagcgtgaaagaagaaaaaatgtcatttaaatgtACCCAGAGAAaagccatttttttgttttttttattaacatataatgtattatttgtttcaggggtataggtctgtgattcatcagtcttacataattcacagcactcaccacaacacacacCCTGCCCAGTGTCCATCATTCAGCcagcccatccctcccaccctcttccctaccagcaatcctcagtttactgagattaagagtcttttatggtttgtctccctctctggtttcatcttgtttcatttttccctcccttcccctgtgatcctctgccttgtttctcaaattcctcatatcagagagattatatgataattgtctttctctgattgacttatttcgcttagcgtgataccctctagtttcatccatgtcgttgcaaatggcaagatttcattttttggtggctgcataatattccactgtatatgtgtatatagcacatcttctttatccattcatctgaaaAACgacagttttaaatgcaaatgtgtGTTATAATATCGAGATTATACTGTATATagcatttctttctgtttgtttcttttgtctgggtgggcttttttgttttgttttgttgttggatTGTTTTTTTTATGGCTCTGGAGTGCAGGTCTGAATCAGATCTACCCATCCATTAGGGCATATTATCATCTCTGGTCTCATAatgaccttttcctttttttttttttatttttattccgcCTACCCTGCCAAAAAGTATACATTCTAATATATTCAATGTATGGCTTAGATATGTCTATGTTTTCAATTTTCAtaatgaattttgttttccttttgaccCAACACCATGTTCTTAGGATCTATCCTCACTACTGTACTTAAATCTGGTGTGTTTCTAACTCCTACATGCAGAGTTTTGTAACtaacttttttctcttcacattATACCATGAACATTTTCCATGTCATTAAATAGCCTTATTAGAACACCGTCTGAAATAAGCACATAGTGGTTTTCTCCAGGagcttttaaattgttttcaccTGCTCAGCAACTTAGGTATGGATCGAGGGCCATGAACTGGATAACATCTTGATGGCTAGAGTTTGGCATGTTGTGATTCTAGCTGCTCACTCTAGATGTGCAGTttgaattttttcccttcctctgaatCACCATAGTTGGTAACAGGTTATAATAACATCTGGTACTATTTGTTCAGCTTTTTCTCCTCACAAGCTCTAAGCCCTGCTGGATATTATCTTATATTTGAGTCAGCCTGTGAGGCAGGCCATGGTAAGGCGTCTTCTTGCTGCTTCACAAAGGCCCACTGGACTCAGTGATGGTGCAGCAACTAGGGCCCTGTGGCCCGCCTCCCAGCTGAGAGCTCTGTGCTTCCTAAAGTGCAAGACAGGTAAAGATTTTtctgttaggggcgcctgggtggctcagtgggttaagcctctgccttcggctcaggtcatgatcccaggggcctgggatcgagtcccgcattgggctctctgctcagcagggagcctgcttctcctcatctctctctctgtctgtctctctgcctatttgtgatctctctctctgtcaaataaataaataaaatctttaaaaaaaaaaaaaaaaaaaaagatttttctgttaGACTTGCTGGGAGCTGGTAACTGGGGGCAAGACCCCACATGCCAGCACAGTGCTAACCACCAACCCACGACTGGGTGTGTCTGGGGAGAGACTTGTGGTAACCTTGATGAAGTATCGAATCAGAGTCCTTGTAGTTGGTTGGGTGTTTTTGCTCTAAACCTGCCCGTCCATCAGTAACCCTCTGTGTGCTGGTCTCTGTGCTAGCTGCAGAGAAGACCAAAACGTGTGCCTTTGGGGTGCATCCCTCCTGGTGGGTGTGGCCCAGTCCCTGCCCTTGGGGCGCTGTAGTCTAAAGGGGAACACGGTCTCCCCTCTCGGAGAACTCATCTAATGGAAGCAGGACCTACAGGTGAGGATGGCATCAGCCTACCTGTTAATCCATTGATACCTGTATAAAAATTACTGGGTGTGTCCTAAAATCATCAGGCGAGTTTGCTAGTTGAGTTCCCCAGCATATGCAGAGTGTTTTCGTGTGAATAACTCAGTGGTCTGGACAAGAGGGCCCACCTGTGTGTTGCAGGGGACCTCCTCTTACACAAACACGGGGCCTTCACCTTCTTTTCTCTGCTCTGACTGTAGGTAGATGCCTACATAAGTGAAGATGCCGAGAGCTTGAGAAAGACTGTGCGGGACCTGCTTATCAAGCTGCGGGAGGCTGAGCGGAAGCACCAGTCAGACCGAGTGGCTTTTGAGGTGAGATTCGGGGTTCAAGGAGAAAGTGCCCCAAGGGTTGGGTTGCTGAATATAGGGGCCATAACTTAGCATGGACTTCATGTCTTTCTGGCATGTGCCAGCCCCTAGAGAGGCCAGGCTTTGAGGCCTGGGCACTTTCCTGTCTGCTTTTCGCATTCCTGGGCCTTTACAGTTTTTGCTGTTCAAGTCGAGTCCATGGTTTAAAGGTTGGCACTTGTTTCTCTGCTGAAGTTGAGTGGTAGTGCTGGTCTGGGATAGCGGGTAACTCAGGGGCCGTTACTCTTACCACAGTAAGAATTACTGGGCTCTAGGCAGCTCACAGGCAGGGACTGTTGCTGTCAAGGTCACCCATGTCTGGCATAACATCTGACGTAAGGTGGGTACGTCTTAAATGTGGACTGGATAAGTGGGTGGAACAGTATGGCTATAGAAAAATCTGTGTCCATGGAGTCAGAGGACTTCTTGAAGTCAAGTCTTACAGAGCTTTGTGATTTGGAATGAGTATTTCAATTATTGTTACAAAAGTAATACTAAATTATTATGGaagatttaaaaagtacaaaagtcTGTTGAGAGTGAAAGCCCCCCACAATTTAAAAGTGTGTGAGGTCTGCCATACTTTCCAGAAAATTCTTTGAGTATAAAATGAGGTACACTGGAAAGATACTAGGCTTTTGCATGAGATTAGCCATCTGTTATCTGCTATTGTTCATCCACATATAAAGAATTTCTGTGTCATAAATGTGTAACGATAGGCTGTGCCCTGCCCAGGCATGCCAGGAGCTGGTGGTAGGAAGAAGACCGAATGCTTCTCTTCTGTGAGActaagagagagaatttttaagaGGGATATTGAGGGGGCAGGAGAAGGCACAGGGCTAATCAATTGCCTTTAGAGATGATCTGTTATTTGAGCAAGTAATTTAACCTAAGTATCAGTTCCAAATAATGTAAAAAGGGGTCATTTTAAGTATACAAGTGTGGTCTGTGAATTGAGAGGTAAGAcacgtacatatatatatattgctccGAAGGATTTTAGAAACATAAGATAACCCTGTATTTTTCTTAGTGATCAATTTAGTTAAGCGGGTTTTGCTATCCTAAATAGTTTGGACTTCACGTGATACTGTGACGAGTTTGTTCTTGGAACAAAGTAGTTGTGCAGTAAAGGAGTTTGCCGCATCTGTTTCAGAACCCACAATTTGGATAAGTGGGTTGACAATGGATCATTTTGGTGATCCGCTGTTCCCTACCTTCTTGGTACACACCAGGAGGAAGGGATGCTGAGGCTTTAGCACTGACCAGACTCtgaattttggaaagaattttttttggggggggtaaagattttacttatttaatgacagagagacacacagcaagagaggggacataagcagggggagagggagaagcaggctttttgccaagcaaggagcccaatgcagtgctcgatcccagacccctgggatcatgacctgagctgaaggcagatgcttacaccactgagccacccgggtgccctgggAAGAAATTTCTACACTGAGGGGTGTTATGAAGCACTTGTTGGTTTGGGCCatctgtgggggcggggggtctgCTAGCTCTGGGTTTCAGTGCTTGACCAAAAGGGTCCAGAGTGAAACCCTAAGACCAGAAGGTCCCAGACCGCTGTAGCCACCTGCCCCCAGTTTCCCAGAAGGGGCTGGCCTTAATAAGCAGCCTCTGTCTGCAGTCAGAGGTGCTGTTTCTGCTGTTGGGGTAGGTTGGCACACCCTCTCAGGATTCAGAGGCTCCTTCCAGGCATTGCTGACTGGAGCAACAGGGACAAATGTGGCAGAGGagtatgttttttcctttgtgatcCCGCAGCAGAGTGTGAGGATCAGCCCATGACCCATTAACGCTGTGCTCTGAGGACACACCAACCTGCGTGCAGTGTTAGGTACAGAAGTgagagcttttgtttttatgttcctGTCCATGGGGCTAGCCTGTTCCAGGCTAAAAAGGGACCTTTGGAggcttttctctgtctttctagTGAATGAAACTCTCTGATCTACGTTTCTATAAAGGCGGTAGCAAGGGCAAGATTGTTAGTTACCGTGAAAACAACCTGCCAGTGGGCATGGGTTTTCTGTTCCACCAGCAGCAGCCTGCTGTCAGGAAGGGTTCACAGAGAGCTGGCTCTGCACAGGGCTGGTGTGCAGCATGGATGTGTCTCATCACACGTCCTCCTgggctttgctttctcttccctgAGTCTGACTTTGGGAGGGGTCAGACAAACTGGTGACTTTGGTGTTCTGTTTTCCCAGGGCTGCGTGGACTTTTGAGTGGTTATATGGATTCTTCTGTAGCAACTGACTGGGGAGTCAGTGTGGGGTATCTGGGAAGAACTGAGATGAATAATGAAGTCATTGTGTTCTAGTATTGGCTCTGTTATTCCCTAGCTTTGTACTTTGGGTAAATCAGTTGACCTTTAGTTGCAAAAGGAGAGGATTAGACTAGATGAGTACCAATTCTTCTCATGACATTAGCTAGCAGTAACTGTGTGCTAGGTACTGGGTTGAGCTCTGGAAATATAATGGTTCTTGCCGATGGCCCGCTGGGGCGTGCACACAAGTGACTGGGCAAAATCCCCTCAGTGCTCTAAGAAGGAAGGCCACACAATGGAAGGACTActcactgggcatggaggcttCTGGAAGAAAGGATATCTAAGCTGAGACCTGATGTTGGCATGcgggaggaagggaggcaagttcttccttaatttttcattctaaaattctgcttctttctctcccaaattgGCTGTCATCTTGGAAATGGAACAATTCTTCCTGGGGCCCTTCTAGGTGCTATTTTGTCCTTGTTATGCAGGCTGCAGTATTGCTTGATGTGAGGGTGAGCAAGAGTgggaacaaagaaggaaggacGTGGAGATATGCTCCCCTGGATTCTTTGTGTTTGCATTTATAGGAAAGTCACAGCCCTGGGTTAATCTTGGGTGGCACTGGCCAactgggggctggggcagaggagatATTGACAAAGTCCACCATCTGGAAAGTGCTAATGGGTTCCAAATGTCACTCTAAAGTAGAGCTGgatcagggggcctgggtggtgccgtcagttaagtgtctgacttggtttcagctcaggtcgtgatctcagggtcatgagatcgagcctggtGTCCAGCTCTATACTCAGTgtaaagtctgcttaagactctctctccctctccttctgcccctccccacacccctaccccttgcatgttctctctcaaatagataaataaatctttaaaaaattttaaaaaaataacagcttgATCAAGTATGTGCCAGTGAACCCTGGAAGTGGAGATACCTGCTGGTTTCCCAAGTCATCCTAGAACCATGAATGGGAAAGAGGGGggtgcctcccttcccccatcgCTGCGCCCTGGGCCCTGGATCCTGGGTTCTTTCCTAAGGTTTTTATCCACGTTTGCTCTTTCCCCTCCATTCCCTTCACccatctgcgtcctgtcttaggtcaCACTCAGCCGGTACCAGAGAGAAGCAGAACAGAGTCAAGTGGCCCTTCAGAGAGCAGAGGACCGAGTGGAGCAGAAGGAGGCTGATGTCGGAGAGCTCCAGAAGCGCCTGCTAGGCATGCAGGCGGTAATAGTTGGAGTCCTGCCTTCAGGGCCTAACTCCTgcgctgggggaaggagggggtggtCCTGGGAATAACTGAGACCACTGTAGTCTGCTTTTATGAACAGTACCAGTAAAACACACTTCACTGCTTCCTCAGCAAATACTTTCGAGAACCTTTTAGCCTTTAAGGAACAAGAGGTCTTTCTCTCTGCTAAGCTCAGCCCTTGCTAACTAGAGTTGAACCCATTTCCATTTCAGTTGGGTTCTTATAGAGCTGCCCTTTATGGGcttgtgaaaagaaaagaaaaaaagaaaagacggGACTGCTCTTAAGGAGCCACAGGGCCTGGTTTCCCAGGGACCGGCAGCCATAGCCACCAGGTGGGCCTGGATAACACAGGGCCAAGCTCTCTGTCCAGGTAGCTGGGTGAGGCTGGGAAGTTTCTGTGTGCTGAGGGTGGGAAGAGTTATCCCTGACAGGGGAGGGTGCCTCAGCAAACCAGCTTGGCCTGCTGCTCTTTGGCAGCTCTCCCAGACCCAATAGGGGCTGAGCCCCAGCCCTCAGGCCCCTATCACCCCAAACACAGAAACCATTGCTACCTCCTTATCCTAGGTTTTCTTCCCTTTGGCCCATCCAGGAGCATCAGGCCTTATTGGTGAAGgtcagggagggagaaacagcccTGGAGGAACTTCGGAGCAAGAACACTGACTGTCAAACAGAGCGAGAAAAGTAAGGGCCCATGTTCCCCGGGGAAgctggggtgcagggaggggagggcgcGCCATGCAGCCTGCAGCTCTGTGGCAGCCTGGCCTGGGGAGGAAGCTGGAGCTGATGTCAGATCTTCCAGCTCTGAGTCACGGTGTGGCTCCTCTGGGTGGGGCCCTGCCCAGGGAGATACTgtttgggaggctgccatcttggGAGAGTTCATTTTCCACAGAGTAGGAGCCTAAAGTAAAGGCTTCCATGGTGTTAGCGCCAAGGTCAAGTGGGAGCTGGTGAAGTTCCTGCTGTTCTGGCACATCATTCTACAGGCTGTTATACGGGACGCGCATGTGGTAGTATTGCACCACAGTTTCCGCCCCTCAAAACAAAGGCCGACTGGAAATTATTTGAGGGCAAATCAAAAACTTCCTCACAAGTCATGcttcaaaaaatataataagcatCTTCATGAAGAGATTCAGAACTTCCTGTCCCTTGAAGCTACTCCAGCTGAGAACCAGGGGTCACTGGGATCCTTTCTGCTCCAAGATGTTCACAGATTCCCTCTGATAAGAGATCCCAGGCCCTACCAGTGAAACTTATGGAGCAAAGAACGGGCCATTTTGGACCTTTAAggatttggaaatttttcatgcTGCTGGCAATTAATAAGTAAGACCGCAAATGGTAAATCCAAGTTAACATCAGCATCTTGGGCCTGTTCTCCATAGTGTGAGTtggatcttttaaaattcaacagacacaggatgcctgggtggctcagttggttggacgacagccttcagctcaggtcatgatcccggagtcccgagatcgagtcccgcatcgggctcccagctccatggggagtctgcttcgctctctgaccttctcctcgctcatgctctctctcactgtctctctctcaaataaataaatattaaaaaaaaataaaaaataaaaataaataaaattcaacagaCATCACCTGGAGGGCCTTCTAAGGCATTTCAAGATGAACAGacatgatcttttttcttttttgttttaaagattttatttatgtatttgacagagatatcgcATGAGAGAGccgcacaaacagggggagtgggagaagccggctccccaggAGCATGAACAGCAGCCATAGCCGCCAGGTGGGCCTGGATAATGCAGGGCCAAGCTCTCTGTCCAGGTAGCTGGGTGAGGCTGGGAAGTTTCTGTGTGCTGCCAAAGAGCACACAGAAACCTCCTACTCCATGGAAAATGAATTCCCCCAAGATGGCAGCCTCCTAaacagcagggagccctatgtggggctccatcctatggtcctaggatcatgacctgagccaaaggcagatagatgcttaatgaactgagccacccaggcgcccctacagacaTGATCCTTGCCCGCTTGGACCCCACAGTCAGTGGGGAGTATCTTCCCTCCTTTGGGATAACCTCAGTCTAGGCATGGGAAATGCAGACATTGTGTCGTAGCCTCCTTTTGGGCTCAATGTCATCACGGAATTGTTTTAAATTACTCAGCACTCCTCCTTTCCCAGCAGTGGTGCTTATGGGCAGGTGACTGAGAGGAAGCatcaggagaaacagaaaagacccagaTAATCcaaaactgaggcttgggaatGGCACGAAATGGCTATGCACCAAAAATGTTAGTCTTCTTAGTAAAAGGAGACTGGTCAGTAGGGCACTGGAGAGTTGATGGTGGACACTCAGACTGTGTGAGGCTTAGGGAGGATGTCGGGGTTCAGAGTGCATTATACTCCACCCCCAACCTCACCAGGAGCCCTGCCCTCCTGCTGCCTCAGGCAGGAGCGGAGAGAGATGGGTACTAGCAGTCTGAACTCCTGGACACCCTGCCAGGTCGCTGGACCTCTGGGGATCTTGGCCCAGTTGAGAAGATGCAGAGAATATAGCAGTCTCTGGAAATCAGGAGATTTAGGAACACACTTGAATCTTATATCCCTGTTGACACAGAGTCCTCTCCAACAGCTTGATGGCATTGGGTATCATACTCCCAGCTCCCACTCAAGTCTCTCCAGGAATGAGGAGTTCATCACACCTGAGGCAGGGCATGTTCTGACAGCTTGAATGCTGTCCTGTGTTAGCATGAGGACTGCTTCCCTGGACATCAACCTGTCGGATCTAGTTGTACCTTCTAGAACTTTCCAGAATGACTTATCCATTCTTACCTCTCTGAGCGGCAGTTCCCTTGTTCAGGCTAGCTGACCTCTAGCGAGGCTTCCACCGCACTGTTCCAAGGTGTCCCAAGCAACTCCTCCTTGTGGCAGACCACTGGGGCATCAGGCAGAGAGGATCATGGTCATGGATACCCCCCAAGCCCCAGGTTCTTCCTGTGACTGGGTAGAGAAGTGCATCTTTCCCCCCCTCGCCTCAgctttctgttcttcctccccAGGGCTGCCAACCTGGAAAAGGAAGTGGCCGGGCTGCGGGAGAAGATCCACCACTTGGATGACATGCTGAAGAGCCAGCAGCGGAAAGTGCGGCAAATGATAGAGCAGGTAAGCTGTGCCCACGTCACCCCATGCCACCCACCTCCTCGGGAAGTCGCCATGTGGGGCCCGGCCCTGTTTTCCTGTCAAGTCTATGTCTTTGCTGTTCATGCTCCTGGGGAGCTTGGCTTATAGTTCTTATATTAACACATTtatgcggcacctgggtggctcagttggttatgtgtctgccttcagcacaggtcttgattccagggtccgggAATGGAGTCAcaagttaggctccctgctccccctgactcattctctgaatttctcttgctctctctcaagtaaataaaaattaaaataaagaacaaaggaaaaaaaaaaagaaaaacatttatggCTACCAGTTACTAGATTCGAGTGATtggtatttgcttttctcctgtCTTTCCCCTTTGACtttaatcatctgccttctgctgggaaggaaggaaaaggttaGTCTCTCTTAAACGTTGAAGGACACTGGTAAATGAATAATGAAGTCACAATAAAGTCACTTATCTGGGTGCACTTATCAACCTTTGACCCTCACAGCAGATTTTCTGCCTTCCCCTACCAAACTCAGGATATGGTGTTTTGCAGAATAGTCTTCAGAATTTAGAATtctgaatttagaatttagaattcttTCAGAATTTAGAACACCCTAACTGGGAGGGCATATTTGCTGCCTGTCAGCTCCACAAGGACTAGGATTTTTCTATCTTGCTCCCTGCTGTTTCCTGGTGTCTAGAACAGAGCCTGTCTCATAGTAAGCACTCaagagatatttcttttttttttttttttagatttttatttattttagagagagggagcacaagtgtaGGGgatggatagagggagagggagaaacagggtccccgctgagaagggagttctatgtggggctgtatcccaggacccaaaggcagatgcctaaccaactgagccacccaggtgccctgacggttacttctttttttttttttttttttttaatattttatttatttatttgaaagagagacaggcagagggagaggaagggaagcaggctccctgttgagcagaaagcccgatgtggggctcgatcccaggaccctgggatcatgacctgatctgaaggcagcggcttaacccactgagccacccaggcaccccccgacAGTgacttcttgaatgaatgaatgaaaaatgtgtatttctcaaCATTAAACGGAATGGGTTTTAAGCCATCCCTGATTTTGGATCGTCAGGGTGGTGTTCTCACCACCCTTCCCCTCACACCTGGGATAATCAAGAGCTCAATATGGACTGAAAGGAGGCTTTTCTCGAAAAGCTAAGGAAGTCATGTAAGAGGTACAAAAGTCTGCCTTTTGCTTCTGGCTCCCCAGCAGCAGGGGGAGGTTTGACAAGCATATACTGAGTCATTTTAAAATGAACCCTGTTGTCTCCCACATCTTTGCAGCTCCAGAATTCAAAAACTGTGGTCCAGTCAAAGGACAGCACTATCCAGGAGCTTAAGGAGAAAATCGCCTACCTAGAAGCAGAGGTGTGTGTACTGGGCAGccctgggaaggaagcaggctcttgaaGACAGGACCGTacatagggagggagagagattctgcCTGGCTGCTGCTCTGAAATGAGCATCTGGGATCATTGTTATGGATTCAGTCCTTTCTGGAACCCTTCAGGGAGTTACGGTGGTGAAACCTGTCCCCACTCTAAGGGGGCCCATCATCCCCTGTCATGAGTTTAGCAAAAGAGGAGACCATGAGCTGGGCTGTGAATGGGGAGGCATTCCTTAGGAGGGGGTCTTGTGTTCTCCACGGCTAAGGTGGTGGCCTCGATCAGCTCATGAGTTCTTAGTCTAATTCCCCCCTTTCCTGAGAGCTGGGGAGGACAGCAGGGAACGATCAGTGTCGCACAGAATTCtcgaagggaggaagcaggagtgagagctggaggaagagggtGGTCAGGCGTGGTGAAgatgagggaagaggggagggtaCCCTGGTGGTGGCATGCATGGCAGGGGTAGTGGGGACCGCAGCACAGACAGAGGTGCAGAGACAATGTCACAGCTGGCCGACTCTGACCCCACAACCTGTATTACAGAATTTAGAGATGCATGACCGGATGGAACACCTGATAGAAAAGCAGATCAGTCATGGCCATTTTAGCACCCAGACCTGGACCAAGACCGAAAACCTGGGCAAGTGAGTGGGAGTGCCCATGGTGGGGCCCGGGTGAGGAGtatgggaggagggacagagctgTGGGAAGGAAAGCTTTAGTGTTGAGGCCAAGGACAAGGCTCTTTTAAATCCTGTTTCTGCTATCAGTGTCTAATCTGACCTGTTCTCCACCTGAACCCTTTTCTAACCAGGTCGGAGTAGAGCCTGGTAGCATAGCCCCAGGGAGGCTCACAAAACAGCCTCTGGATGCAGATGGACCCCCTGAAATTGTTTGC encodes the following:
- the TUFT1 gene encoding tuftelin isoform X3; translation: MNGTQNWCTLVDVHPEGQAAAGRKTYAMVSGRSISHSLASELVESNDGHEEIIKVYLKGRSGDKMIHEKNIKQLKSEVQYIQEARNCLQKLREDISSKLDRDPGDSLRGQEIQVVLEKPNGLNPSSTTQYSSPPEVDAYISEDAESLRKTVRDLLIKLREAERKHQSDRVAFEVTLSRYQREAEQSQVALQRAEDRVEQKEADVGELQKRLLGMQAEHQALLVKVREGETALEELRSKNTDCQTEREKAANLEKEVAGLREKIHHLDDMLKSQQRKVRQMIEQLQNSKTVVQSKDSTIQELKEKIAYLEAENLEMHDRMEHLIEKQISHGHFSTQTWTKTENLGNVRISKPPSPNKPMPLIRVVET
- the TUFT1 gene encoding tuftelin isoform X4, giving the protein MNGTQNWCTLVDVHPEGQAAGSVDILRLTLQRELTGDELEHLAQKAGRKTYAMVSGRSISHSLASELVESNDGHEEIIKVYLKGRSGDKMIHEKNIKQLKSEVQYIQEVVLEKPNGLNPSSTTQYSSPPEVDAYISEDAESLRKTVRDLLIKLREAERKHQSDRVAFEVTLSRYQREAEQSQVALQRAEDRVEQKEADVGELQKRLLGMQAEHQALLVKVREGETALEELRSKNTDCQTEREKAANLEKEVAGLREKIHHLDDMLKSQQRKVRQMIEQLQNSKTVVQSKDSTIQELKEKIAYLEAENLEMHDRMEHLIEKQISHGHFSTQTWTKTENLGNVRISKPPSPNKPMPLIRVVET
- the TUFT1 gene encoding tuftelin isoform X2 translates to MNGTQNWCTLVDVHPEGQAAGSVDILRLTLQRELTGDELEHLAQKAGRKTYAMVSGRSISHSLASELVESNDGHEEIIKVYLKGRSGDKMIHEKNIKQLKSEVQYIQEARNCLQKLREDISSKLDRDPGDSLRGQEIQVVLEKPNGLNPSSTTQYSSPPEVDAYISEDAESLRKTVRDLLIKLREAERKHQSDRVAFEVTLSRYQREAEQSQVALQRAEDRVEQKEADVGELQKRLLGMQAEHQALLVKVREGETALEELRSKNTDCQTEREKAANLEKEVAGLREKIHHLDDMLKSQQRKVRQMIEQLQNSKTVVQSKDSTIQELKEKIAYLEAENLEMHDRMEHLIEKQISHGHFSTQTWTKTENLA
- the TUFT1 gene encoding tuftelin isoform X1; the encoded protein is MNGTQNWCTLVDVHPEGQAAGSVDILRLTLQRELTGDELEHLAQKAGRKTYAMVSGRSISHSLASELVESNDGHEEIIKVYLKGRSGDKMIHEKNIKQLKSEVQYIQEARNCLQKLREDISSKLDRDPGDSLRGQEIQVVLEKPNGLNPSSTTQYSSPPEVDAYISEDAESLRKTVRDLLIKLREAERKHQSDRVAFEVTLSRYQREAEQSQVALQRAEDRVEQKEADVGELQKRLLGMQAEHQALLVKVREGETALEELRSKNTDCQTEREKAANLEKEVAGLREKIHHLDDMLKSQQRKVRQMIEQLQNSKTVVQSKDSTIQELKEKIAYLEAENLEMHDRMEHLIEKQISHGHFSTQTWTKTENLGNVRISKPPSPNKPMPLIRVVET